The Chryseobacterium oranimense genome contains the following window.
AAAAAGTTCTTCTGCCATTGCTTATATACCATATGTCTTTTCCAAATGGTAACTAAAGATACAAAATATGTAATGATTACAAGTAAAAATGTTATGCAGTGGATGTTTAATTCTTTTTATGATTAATGAAACTTGATCATTATCATTTCACAAATGATGATTTATATAAAATAGATAGATTTATCTATTTTTTGCATAAATTTGTAAAAATAATTTCAGATGAAAAAAGAAAAAGTACAGGAAAGGATCGTCAGGGTTGCTTCGGATTTGTTTTACAGGCAGGGCTTTAACTCAACCGGAATTAACCAGATTATTGCCGAGGCCGATATTGCCATAGGCTCTTTGTATAATCATTTCTCATCCAAAAATGATCTTCTCCAGGCTTACCTTATTAAAGAAGAACAGGCTTGGTTTAAAGGATTTGAAGAATATTCCGTAAAAATTTCAGATTCACGTGAAAAGCTGCTTTCTTTGATCGATTACCGTAAAAAGCTGCAGGAAGCTTCAAAATTTGCAGGCTGCCATTTTATTAAAATCACTTCGGAAGTGGGAGACAGCAATCCGGCAGTTTCTGATTTTGTAAAACAGCATAAACTCAGACAGAAAGAATTGATCAGAAAACTGGTTGAAGAATATGCCGAAAATAAAGACATTGATGCCGATTGGATTACTGACAACATTTTTTTACTGATAGAAGGCGCTGTGGTAACTTCTACGATTCATAAAAAATCAGATTCTTTTGACCAGATTAAAAAAATGATTGAGGCTCAGCTGCCTTAATTTTTTTATCATATTAAAAATAGATATATCTATATAAAAATGAAATCTAAATATTTGAAATTGATTATTATACTATCCGGGCAGTTACTTACGATCATGGATATTTTTATTATCAACGTATCCATTCCTTCTGTTCAGAGAGATCTTCATGCCTCCAATGGTGAAATGCAGCTGATGATTGCGTCCTACCTTATCGGTTTTGCTTCATTTCTGATTACAGGCGGAAGGCTTGGAGATGTATACGGAAGGAAAAAAATATTTATGACAGGACTGATATTTTTCATGCTGAGTTCTGTGGCGTGTGGATTATCTTCTGATGCAGTACTTTTTGTAATTTTCCGGTTTATTCAGGGAATCAGTGCGGCACTTATGTCTCCTCAGGTACTGTCGATGATTCAGGTACTGTTTACCGGACATGAAGAACGGTCAAAAGCAATGAGCTGGTACGGAATGACCATAGGCGCTGGTACTGTTTTGGGGCAGTTTCTTGGCGGCTATTTTTCATCAATGACCTGGATGAAAGAACCCTGGAGACTTATTTTTCTGGTCAATGTTCCGATTTGTATCCTGGCCCTGTTTTTTACTCAAAAAATAGTAAATGAATATAAAATTTCTGCTAAAGAAAATACTCTTGATTTTGGTGGTGTGGCGATTTTAACTGCCGGGCTTTTCTGCTTTACCTATGCCCTTACCATGTCTGAAAACGGAAATATTGCTCCTGAAAGAATACTTTTGATTCTTCTTTCAGCAGGTATTTTAATTTATTTTATTAAGAATCAGAAGAGTAGACTGAAAAACATGGAACCTTATCTTATTGATCTTACATTGTTCCGTTATACCCATTTTAATCTGGGTATTGTGGCGATGTCTTTTTTCTTTATTATGCTGGATTCTTATTTTTATATTCTGTCCCTGTTTTTCCAGGACGGACTCAAAATAGAACCACTGGCAGCCGGAGAGATAATTGGTTTCCAGGGATTCGGTTTTATCCTCGCTTCCCTGTTTTCCGGAAAGCTTATTTTGTGGTATGGCAAAAAGTTTTTAATTGCCGGATTGGGCTTGATTATAACAGTTCTTTTCCTCCAGATTTTTTTATTTGATAATGAACCTCCTTTTTTTATCCTTTGTCTGCTGTTGTTTTTTCATGGGGCAGGGGTTGGGTCCATTATTCCTTCACTCGCTAATATTGCTTTGTCCGGGTTGCCTCATGACCTTGCCGGGAACGCTTCCGGAGTTTACAATACTTTTCAGCAGATGGCTGCAATCGCTGGAATTATTGTAGTAGGAAGTGTTTTTTATTATGTACTCGGAAATCAGCCGTCTCCAGAGAATTACAGGAGTGCTTTCTCAACAGCCATATGCGTTAATATAGGGTGTCTGGCTGCTGTTCTTATTTCTGTTCTAAAGGTTCCAGGCCATGTATTTTCTAAGGAACGGTGAGAAAAGTATTTACCCATTCCATCCTTTAAACACCCATACTTGAATCCGAAAATGCTTTTATGATTGAGCAGGATTTACATTATTTAGCTTCATTTTTAAATCATTAAAGAAAGCTTCAAACTTTGGAAGATCTCTTGCGCTGATCTGGGATTTTCTCACCTTTAAAGTTTTTTCAGAAGTTCTGAACGTATAATCGTCGGCATAATATCCTGCTTCTGTTATTTCACGGATAACAATTTGCTTTTTAGGGAATGTATTGATCTGTAACTCTTCGCCTGTAATGGTAAGGTACTGATTATAATATTCATAAGCAGACATACAAAGATAGGTAATACCCAAAACAATGATAAAATAAGGAGTTAATCTGGTATTTTCACCTTCCAGAAAATAGCTGACTCCCACAATTATCCATACAATGCCAAGAATCAGATTAATGATCAGTCTTTTATTTTTGAATGCAATTTTCATATTGAGTTTTATTTGAATTTTTCAAACCGCCTTATCTTCCATTTTCTTTCATGGCCCGGATCAGTTTGTCATTTCTTCGTTCTGCCCTGGCATTGTTCAGGGATAAAACCGCCCAGATCGCAGCAGGAAGCCAACCGATGAGGGTAATCTGTAAAATGAGGCAGACAATGCCTGTAAGTATTTTCCCACGGACCATAAAGGAGAGAAAAGGAAGGAGAATGGCAAGTAGCATGATATTTAGTTCTAATATATTTAATACCTAAAATTATCATATTTTTTTGTTATTGGAATCATATTTTGGAGAAAAGTAAGAGCTTAAGGCTGAAAACTCCATTGACAGAAGGTTATATTTTATTGGTTCATTGACAAGCTTAATTTTGCAATTTCTTTTTCAATATTGATTAATCTTTCGGACCAGTTGTTTAATACTGCTTTTCTTTCTTCATCAGTAAGCCGCTCTACAGAATAAATAAACTCCGGCTGTAAGACTGAAAATCCGAGAAATTCCAGAATTCCACGATGTATAGGAAACAAAATTGAGTTTATATTACCGTATTTGCCCTCTGTATAATTTTTTTCAGGGCCGCCGGCTGTTACAGACAGCATTGCTTTTTTTCCAACCGAAAATCCGTTACCAAAAATTTTCCCGTTATCATAAAATTTCCCCATTGTAAAAACCTTATCGATCCAGCCTTTTAAAATAGCCGGAGCCGAAAACCAATACAGCGGGAACTGCCAGATCATCATATCACACCATTCAATCTTTTCCTGTTCCGCTACAATATCGGGAGCAAAGGTAGAATATTCCAGGGCAAATAATTCTTCATTCTGCTGTTTAAAATAATCTGCATTTTTTAGTTGGGTGAAGTTTTTTTTTCCACTGACCGGCTGATATTTTTCTCTATACAAATCTGTGGTTTTCACTTCGTGGCCTTCTTTTTCTAAAGTTCTGACCGCAGTGTTGAACATGGCCGCGTTGAAACTTTTTTCTTCCGGATGTGCAAGAACAATAAGTATTTTCATTTTTTATAAATTTGTACTATAATTATTTTAGTTACAAAATTATTTTTAGTATACTATATTTGCAATAACTATCTAAACAGATAGGCCAAAATAAAATTTAAAATGAAAACAGAGTGCATTGGTGACCACGTAAAATTAAAAGGGAAAATATATCCCTGTACCGTAAGTCTTACCATGGATCTGGTAGGCGGAAAATGGAAAGCTGTCATACTTTACCATTTGAAAGATGAGTCTAAAAGATACAGCGAGCTTCGGAAAGAATTGACAGCAGTGACCGAAATGACGCTGAGCTTGCAGTTAAAGCAATTAGAAAAAGACGGTTTGGTGTCAAGGAAAGTCTTTGGTGAAAAACCGCCTGTTAAAGTGGTGTACAGTCTGACAGATCTTGGTAAAACTTTTATTCCTGTTTTAGAAGCTATTACAGAATGGGGTAATCGGCTTGTTGTTGAAAAAGGGGAGTTTATCAATATTCCTGAAAAAGAAACTATTTAATTTTAATTTGTTGATTTAGATAAAGTTTAGTGGCTTTTGTCTTTTATTTTTTCAAATGCTGTTGGAAATATACAAAATGATGCTCAATGGATTTGTTCCAGTATTCTGTATTATGGTCACCCGGCTGGCTGATAAAAGTAGCTGGAATTTTGAGACTGTCGGCCTGGTGTTTCAGCTGCAGGGAATTCGGATATAAGATATCTTCGGTTCCGCAGTCAAAAATAAAAGCTTTCTTAAAATCGGGATGCTGTTTCAAAAGTGATGAGATACTGTATGGGGTCCAGTCTGTATGTTTCGGATCGCCGATATTAGTGGTCAGATCATCCATTAATCTGTTGCTTTGCCAAAAGTGCTGACTTACTTTTTTAAAATTCAAAGGGTCAATTTCCAATGCACCGCTGGTAGAGCCTGCTGTATTAAAATAGTCTGGATGCAGAATGAAATAACGCAAAGCTCCGTAACCTCCCATACTCAAACCGCTGATAAAAATATTTCTGTCGTCAACAGTAAATGAACGGTGTACTTTCGGAACTAATTCTTTGAAAAAGAAATCTTCATACTTCGAATTTTTGTTGATCGGGCTGTTGATATAATAAGATGTAAAACCATCCGGTGTGACAATGATAAATCCATATTGATCGGAAAGTTTCTGCAGGTCTGTAGTCTGTGACCACTGTTTGTAGTTTTCGCTGTAACCATGGAAAAGATAAATCAAAGGATATTTTTCTGTTTTCTGATAGTTTTTCGGCTTAAAAATCAAAACTGTGTCGGGTTTTTCTAAATAATTAGATTTTATTACCCATTTTTCCTGGGCCTGGGCTGAAATTGCTGTAAGTAATCCGATCATGATGCTTATTACCTTGTTCATATTGTGTAATTTTAATACAAAATTCAGCAAGCATTTTGTTCTGTACAATAACGAACAAAATTGTGAGCCGTTAAAATGAAGACTTATGCGTAAAGAAAATTCAACTCAGGCGATAAATGAACAGTTTTTATTTCAGGTTTGTGAGCTAAATTCAGCGGTAGCAATGATTGGCGGACGTTGGAAGTCGCAAATTGTTTATTCCATTTCACAGGGGAATAACAGGTTTCATTTGCTGAAAAAAGAATTGCCCAATATTTCCGAGCAGGTTTTAGGGCGGCAGCTGAAAGAGCTGGAAACTCATGCAGTTATTGTCAAGAAAGAAATTCCTGAAACTGTTCCTCCCGGAATTAAGTACGTTTTAACGAATAAAGGACTGGATCTAATTCCTATTCTGGAAAGCCTTTGCGACTGGGGGAAAACCTATGCCGAAGGTAAAGAAATTTCGGTTTGTCCTATGTCTTAGTTTTTGTGATGGATATTACTGAGCCATAAACCTATCCCGTATAGCTGCTTCAAGTATTTCAATATTGATATCCTTCAGCGTTTTAAATTTAATGCAATAGCCGGTAACGCTCGCTTTGCCTATAGATTTTCCATAGGTTTCTGATAAATATTTCTTATCATCAATACCGAGAATATAGACTGAAATTCCTGTGGTATTGGCGCTAAGGCCAATCTGATAAAACGCTCTGGTTTTTCCGCTGGCATATTGCATAGTGTAATGTCCGTAGCCAATATTAGGATTGGAAACAGTTTTACCTTCATCGTCTTTACCATCCAGAAACCATAACTGGCATGTTGGATTTATTTCCAGAATGATGCGGTGCAGTTCCAGCATATCATTACGTTTGGGTTCCGGCTGGCTGTTGATGTATTCTGCGATCTGTTCCTGTAGGGTCATATAAGTTCCGTTGTACATTTTATTGAGATGCAAATTACAACTTATTGTTTACTCAATAGTTTAAGTTTAAACAAAAAAAGAACAGCGATTCACTGTTCTTTTCTATAAATTAATTATTTACATATATTGATTATCCAAACGCTCTCTTCAGCAGGCTTTCTACTTTAGGTTCACTTCCCCTGAAGCTTTTATACAACTCCATCGGGTCTTTTGTTCCGCCTGAAGAAAGAAGAACTTTGTATTTTGCTGCCGTTTCAGGATTGAAGATTCCGGTTTCTTTAAAATACTGGAAAGCATCTGCATCCAGAACTTCCGCCCATTTGTAAGAATAATAACCTGCAGAATATCCGCCCTGGAAAATATGGGAAAAACTTGGGCTCATTGCAGTTTCAGGATTTACAGGATAAAGGGAGGTTGCTTTTGTATATTTATCTTCAAAAGCTTTCACGCTTTCATTCTCCAGCTCTCCAACTTTCGTGTGGTAATTCATATCCAGAAGCCCGAATCCAAGCTGTCTCATCGTTTGGTAGCCTTCCATAAAATTTTTCGATTGTTCGATCTTTTCAATCTTTTCGTCAGGAAGTACTTCTCCGGTTTTATAATGTTTGGCAAAAGTCTTTAAAAACTCAGGCTCATAACAGAAATTCTCCAGGAACTGGGACGGAAGTTCCACGAAATCCCATTTCACAGACGTTCCGGAAAGATTTGGATATTGAGTGTCAGCCATCATGCCGTGAAGGGCGTGACCGAATTCATGAAATAAAGTCGTTACCTCCTGGAAGGTAAGCAAGCTTGGCGTATCTTTCGTCGGCTTGCTGAAATTGCAGACAATAGAAATATGCGGACGAGAATTTTCGCCGTCTTTTTTATACTGGTTTTTATAGCTCGTCATCCAGGCTCCGGCTCTTTTGCCTTTTCTCGGGAAATAATCCACATACAGCAACGCCTTGAACTTTTCTTCTTTTACACCGTCCGTTTGAACGGAGTCGAAAACTTCATACACCTTCACATCCTCGTGGTATTTCGGAATATCATTTCTTTCCACAAAACGCAGTCCGAAAAGCTTTCCTGCCAGGCCAAAAACAGCATCCTGTACCTGATCCAATGGGAAATAAGGTTTCAATTCTTCGTCATTAAAATCATATTTCTGTTTACGTAACTTTTCAGCATAAAAAGTATGGTCATAGCCTTGCAATTCATCTATTCCGTCAGCTTTGGCTAAAGCTCTCAGCTCATTAATCTCCTTATCGGCATACGGTTTTGCTTTCGTTAAAAGTTCATTTAAAAAATCAAAAACTTTTACCGGAGATTTTGCCATTCTTTCTTCCAGAACATAGTCTGCATAGTTTTTATAACCCAGTAATTCAGCTTTCTGCTGTTTCAGCTGCAGAAGTTCCTTAATTAGCTCCTGATTGTCGAATTCTCCACCGTCAAAAGATTTTTTACCGCTGGCTAAAGCAATTTCCTTTCTGAGCTCCCTGTTTTCGGCATAGGTCATGAACGGAATATAGCTTGGATACTGTAAAGTAACCACCCAGCCTTCCAGTTCCCTTTCTTTAGCTTCTTCTGCATATTGGTCAAGGATAGCCTCCGGAATTCCGGCCAGGTCCTCTTTATTGGTAATATGCTTGAAATAAGCGTTGGTAGAGGCTAAAACATTCTGCCCGAACTGGAGGGACTTCAAAGAGAGATCCATATTGATCTTCTGAAGTTTTTCTTTGTCTTCCTTATTCAGCAGGGCTCCGCTTCTTACAAAACCTTTATATGTTTCATTCAGCAGCATTTCCTGCTCCTCATTCAGATTATATTTTTCCTTTTCATCATATACTTTTTTAATCTTGCTGAAAAGGGCTTCATTCTGGGAAATCTTTGAGGAATACTCAGTCAAAAGCGGAGAAACTTCCTGGGCGATTTTTTGAATTTCGTCGCTTGTTTCTGCAGAATTTAAATTGAAGAAAATATTGGAAGCCACATCAAGCTGTTCACCGGAATAAGCCAATGCCTCAATGACATTTTCAAAAGTCGGCGTTTCAGGATTATTAACAATAGCATTGATTTCATCTTCAGATTGTTTGATCAGCTCCTTGAATGCAGGAAGAAAATCTTCATTTTTAATGCCGGTAAACGGTGCTGCGTGATATGGTGTATTAAATTTCTCGGTTAAAATATTCATTTTTCGATTTTTTGGTAAGTAAATTTAATGATTCAGCGGGAATCACAGCTGAAATACACAAAAATAATGCCCGGATATCAGGATGTGACAAAAATGCTCTATCTTTAATATCTTGTCATATGAAAAGTAGCGATGCAGGTGGAATGACTAATTTTGAAAATAGAAAACCACAACATATCAGCTTCAGTATGGAATGAGTTACATCTTAGTGGTTTTGTGGTAAAAAGTGAAAAATAAATTCAAAATATCAAAACTATGAAAACACTCTTAAAAATTCTTGGCGTAATCATTCTTTTATTGGTAGTATATGCAGTTATTGCCATGCTGGCTTTCAGTAAAAATTACCACTTCGAAAAATCAGTCGTAATTAATGCTCCAAAGGAAAAAGTATGGCAGCATGTAGGGTCGCTGAAACAATATAATATCTGGGACCCTTTTTCCAAGGCAGATAAAGATATTGTGATCACTTATTCAGGAGATGGTGACAAAGTGGGAGATTCCTATCACTGGAAAGGAAATGATAAAGTAGGAGAGGGAGAGCAATCGATCACCGAAATTGTACCTGGTGAAAAAATGGTGACCAAGCTTCATTTCATCAAACCTTTTGAAGGGTATGCAGTTGCAAAATTTATTTTGACGCCTCAAGGAAACGGAACCAAAGTCACCTGGTCAATAGATAATGAGCTGAATACCATGATGAAGATCATGAAGCCTATGATGAACATGAATATGAATAAAATGTTTGGCCAGGGGCTGGAAGACCTTAAAAAGCTTGCCGAAAAGTAAAAAACAGAAGCCTTGTAGAAATACAGGGCTTTTTTATTGCATTTACTCAAAAACCGATCTTCTATAGGTGTATTTCATGAATTACCGGCCTGTTTTTATGAAGAACGAAAATATCAATTATTATTTTAAAAAATTATTATCTTTATGTAAAGATTAGATTCATGGAGAAGATCGTATTTGAGAAAAGTGATATAAGAGATTACGTGAAAACGGTAATTTCTGAAAAAATAGAAAAGCTTAAAAATTTTATAGAGTTTACCCTGGAAGCAAGCCGTGATATTAAAAAGACTCCGAAATATGACAGCATGAGGGAGGAGATGCAGGAAGAAATTTATCAGATGCAGCGCCAGTTAGGAGCTTTGAATGATCTTAAAAGAAATATGTCAAAGGTTCTCAATACCTCTACAGAAAAGATACAGCTGGGCTCATTGGTGATTACGAATAAAGCCCGTTTCTATATTTCGGTTTCTTTAGGAGAATTTTTTTATGAAGGCGACCGCTTTTATGCCATTTCCCCTGAAAGCCCTATGGCTAAAAAGATGATGGGCATGAAATCCGGTGATGCTTTTACACTGAATAATATCCATCAGAAAATTGTGGAAGTGATTTAGTAATTGTAATAATATCAACTATCAATTATTCTCAAAGCAATGCATTCAATTACATATTGTAAATTTGCAGCATGAATCATGCAGAAATTTTAAAACAAATTATAGAGCAGAGGAGAAGCATCTTTCCAAAAGATTATTCTGAAAAGGAAATATCTCAGGAAATCCTGGATGAAATTCTACACTCGGCCACCTTAGCTCCTAATCATAAGCGTACAAAACCATGGCGTTTTAAGATTTTTAAAGGAGAGGAAAAAGCAAAGTTAGCTTCAGAAATGCAGGCTATTTACAAAGCGACACAACCCGAACATACTTTTCTGGAGAAGAAATACCAGGATATCGGCTTTAAAATCAATAAAGCAGACGTTGTGGCTTCCATCGTGGTCAATTTTAGTAGCATGGTCCCGGAATGGGAAGAGATTGCTGCTGTTTCCATGGCAGTACAGAATATGTACCTTACGTGTACAGCAAATAATATCGGCTGCTACTGGAGTTCTCCCGGTATTGTAAACCACCTTAAAGAATCTTTAACCATTGAGGAAAACCAGAAATGCCTGGGACTTTTCTACATGGGTACTTTGACGGAAGAATAAAGTCAATCAGATGATGTGGGATAGAAAAATTAATAAATTATCACGTCAACTTATTAACATATCAGAAAAAGTATTATCTTTGCACTCTTAAATATTTAACTGGGACGAGTTCCCGTAAAATTCACAACATTATGTCAGTAAAAATCAGATTACAAAGACACGGTAAAAAAGGTAAGCCTTTCTTCCACATCGTGGTTGCAGATTCTAGAGCTAGAAGAGATGGTAGATTCATCGAGAAGCTAGGAACTTACAACCCAATTACTAACCCTGCAACTATCGATTTGAACGTTGATTCTGCTGTAAAGTGGTTAAACAACGGTGCTCAGCCAACTGATACTGCAAGAGCGATCCTTTCTTATAAAGGTGCCCTTTACAAAAAACACTTACAAGGTGGAGTTGCTAAAGGAGCTTTTGATGAAGCTGAAGCTGAAAAAAGATTCAATGCTTGGGTAGAATCTAAAGAACAAAAAGTACAAGGTAAAGTAGAAGGTTTATCTAAAGCTCAGGCTGACGCTAAGAAAGCTGCTTTAGAAGCTGAAGCTAAAGTAAACGAAGCTAGAGTTGCTGCTGCAGCACAAGCTGAGGCTGATGCTAAAGCTGCTGAAGAAGCTGCTAATGCACCTGCAGAAGAAGTTGCTGAAGCTACAGAAGGAGAAGCTCCTGCTGCTGAAACTGAAGAAAACACTGAAGCTTAAGAAAAACCCTGTATGCGTAAAGAAGATTGCTATTTACTAGGAAAAATCACGCGCAGACACGGCCTTGCGGGAAATGTGATCCTTAAACTGGATACCGATCAACCCGAGCTTTACAATAAATTGGAATCAATATTCGTTGAAATCAACGGATTATTGGTTCCATTTTTTATTGTCAAATCATCATGGAGCAAAAATGATGCTCTGAATATTGCCTTCAAAAATTCCACTGAAGCATTGGTAGACCAGTCTTTAGGAAAAAGTGTTTACCTGCCGCTTTCAAGCCTTCCGAAACTTTCAGGGAAGCAGTTTTATTATCATGAGATCATCGGTTTCGACATCCTTGATGAAAATAATAAAGAATGCGGTGTCATAAGATCCGTAAACGATCAGACTGCCCAAAATTATTTCGTGACCAATCTGGACGGAAAAGAAGTAGTGATCCCTATTATCAAAGACTGGATCCTTGAAGTGAACAGAGAAGAAAGGTTCATCAAAATGCAGCTTCCGGAAGGGCTTATCGATGTCTTTTTAGTTTCTTCTAAAAAAGACGAATAATCATTTTTTCAGATAACAGATCTGAAATTTATCTCTTATTTCCCAAAAATATTTTCCTGTTTGATTAATGGGTACTATGCACATCCAGCATTTCATTGCTCATTACCCATTATTCATTAAATATAGCTGGAAGCAAATATTCCTGAACAATTTTATCCGTCTGTATATGTGCATAAGGTTTGTTGTAAGCTTTTGCCGTAACTACGATCACAACAGGAATTTCTGTGAATATAATAATTTTATTTCCTCCGTTTCCACTGGATTGATAGGCTTCAAAGCTCCGGTCTCCCACTTTGTATACTTTGCGCCAGAATAAATAGCCATACCCCTCAAAATCCTGAGTATTCGGGAAATAATTGGTGAAAGATTTATTTATCCAGTTTTTGTCTATGATATTTTTGCCATTCCATTTTCCGTTATTTTTATAAAGCTGGCCAAATTTGGCAAAGTCCAGTACCCGCATTCGCAGTCCGCCGGCCAGAGAAGGTTTCTGCTGTGGGGTAAACTGCCATTTGTAATTCGTAATTCCAAGGGGTTGAAATAACTTTTTCTCAGCATAATTTTCCAGGCCTTTTGGAACTGTTTTGTCTAAAATATCTCCAGTCATTACAACACCTGTTGTGAAATATCTCCATGTTTTTCCGGGTTTATTTTGTGTTACAGGCAGATCCAGGGCAAATTTCACCCAATTTTCCGTTGGATACATATTTTCTTCATTTCCGGGAGAATTTTCATCCGAATCATCTCCATCAAATCCAGAACTCATGGTCAGAAGACTTTTGATAGTAACGCTGTCTTTGTGAGGCGAATAATTTTTGAATTGTTTCAGATCATAAAACTCTTTTAGCATCTGATTTTCGCTTTTAAGATAACCGTCTTGGATTGCAATGCCGGCCAACGCAGAGGCAAAAGATTTTCCAACTGAGCGGGTGTCCTGCAAAGAATCTCTTCCGGAATTTCTGAAATATTCCTCCAGAAGAAGCTTTTCATTTTTAATAACTGCAATACCGGTAATCTCCCGGAACCTGTTTTCTGCAATTTTTCTGTTTAAAAGCCTGATTTTCTCTTCATTCAGCTTTTCATTGGAAACCTTCCATCCGCTGTTGGCCTGTATTTTTTGAACAGCAATCTTATGTTCAGGAATATTTTTATGAGGTATTTTTAATTGAATCTCCCCTGTTGCAATAATGCTTCCTGTTTTTAAAGCCGGGGTCTTCAGATAAGGCTTGATCTCTATTCTTAAAAGATGATCTCCCTCTTCCAGTGCATCAATTCCTCCATTGGCAAGATAGAATCTCATCCACATATACCTTCCCCAGGAATCTTCATTTTTTGAGCTTAATAAAGGAATTCTGAATGTGGTTTTCTTTTTTTTATCGTCTGGCGTTCCGGCTCCGGTATTCAGATTTTCAGTGTAAATTAATTTTCCGTCAACATAGAAACTAAACTGATAATTTCCTTTTTTAAGCAATTCATCGGATGATAAAGAATGATCTAGCTGATGTAGATAATTGACCAGGGAATTATCCATAAAAATACGGATGTCAAGATCCTTATCTTCCTGAAATTCTGTAGCAGTAATGATATCGGATTCTTTTAACTGGTCTGGCGCGACAGTCTTATCCAGAAAAATAACCTTGTTGATGTATTTTTTATGAAGAGGATTTATGATAGCATCCGGATCTGTAAGGTTTTTGGACTGTCCCAAAGAAAGCCCGAAACTAAGAAGCAAGACAAACAGTAGAATAGATTTCATGTTAATGTTTTATAGAGGCAAAAATATAAATTGATCCTCAAGAAAAATAGAATGAAATTAGCATTTTTACTTTTTCAGAAGATTTCTGTACTGCAAAGGGGTAATCCCTGTGTTTTCCTTAAAAGATCTGATAAAATGACTTTGGTCTGCAAAACCGCATTCGAGGGCCACTTCAGCTAAAGTTCTGCCGGTATTGAGAAGAGCTAAAGATTTATTGATCTTCAGCTTTCTTATATAAACCCCTAAAGTACAATGGAAATGTTTATGAAAGCTCCTGCTTAAATGAACCGGATGAACATCCAAAGCTTTTGAAAGTTCTGTAAGGCTCAGCTTTTCTGTAAAATTTTCGTGAAGTATTTCAGTAATCTTACGGGTCCATTCCGGCTTTTTG
Protein-coding sequences here:
- a CDS encoding M3 family metallopeptidase, translating into MNILTEKFNTPYHAAPFTGIKNEDFLPAFKELIKQSEDEINAIVNNPETPTFENVIEALAYSGEQLDVASNIFFNLNSAETSDEIQKIAQEVSPLLTEYSSKISQNEALFSKIKKVYDEKEKYNLNEEQEMLLNETYKGFVRSGALLNKEDKEKLQKINMDLSLKSLQFGQNVLASTNAYFKHITNKEDLAGIPEAILDQYAEEAKERELEGWVVTLQYPSYIPFMTYAENRELRKEIALASGKKSFDGGEFDNQELIKELLQLKQQKAELLGYKNYADYVLEERMAKSPVKVFDFLNELLTKAKPYADKEINELRALAKADGIDELQGYDHTFYAEKLRKQKYDFNDEELKPYFPLDQVQDAVFGLAGKLFGLRFVERNDIPKYHEDVKVYEVFDSVQTDGVKEEKFKALLYVDYFPRKGKRAGAWMTSYKNQYKKDGENSRPHISIVCNFSKPTKDTPSLLTFQEVTTLFHEFGHALHGMMADTQYPNLSGTSVKWDFVELPSQFLENFCYEPEFLKTFAKHYKTGEVLPDEKIEKIEQSKNFMEGYQTMRQLGFGLLDMNYHTKVGELENESVKAFEDKYTKATSLYPVNPETAMSPSFSHIFQGGYSAGYYSYKWAEVLDADAFQYFKETGIFNPETAAKYKVLLSSGGTKDPMELYKSFRGSEPKVESLLKRAFG
- a CDS encoding SRPBCC family protein; the protein is MKTLLKILGVIILLLVVYAVIAMLAFSKNYHFEKSVVINAPKEKVWQHVGSLKQYNIWDPFSKADKDIVITYSGDGDKVGDSYHWKGNDKVGEGEQSITEIVPGEKMVTKLHFIKPFEGYAVAKFILTPQGNGTKVTWSIDNELNTMMKIMKPMMNMNMNKMFGQGLEDLKKLAEK
- a CDS encoding nitroreductase; the encoded protein is MNHAEILKQIIEQRRSIFPKDYSEKEISQEILDEILHSATLAPNHKRTKPWRFKIFKGEEKAKLASEMQAIYKATQPEHTFLEKKYQDIGFKINKADVVASIVVNFSSMVPEWEEIAAVSMAVQNMYLTCTANNIGCYWSSPGIVNHLKESLTIEENQKCLGLFYMGTLTEE
- a CDS encoding 30S ribosomal protein S16; this encodes MSVKIRLQRHGKKGKPFFHIVVADSRARRDGRFIEKLGTYNPITNPATIDLNVDSAVKWLNNGAQPTDTARAILSYKGALYKKHLQGGVAKGAFDEAEAEKRFNAWVESKEQKVQGKVEGLSKAQADAKKAALEAEAKVNEARVAAAAQAEADAKAAEEAANAPAEEVAEATEGEAPAAETEENTEA
- the rimM gene encoding ribosome maturation factor RimM (Essential for efficient processing of 16S rRNA) — encoded protein: MRKEDCYLLGKITRRHGLAGNVILKLDTDQPELYNKLESIFVEINGLLVPFFIVKSSWSKNDALNIAFKNSTEALVDQSLGKSVYLPLSSLPKLSGKQFYYHEIIGFDILDENNKECGVIRSVNDQTAQNYFVTNLDGKEVVIPIIKDWILEVNREERFIKMQLPEGLIDVFLVSSKKDE
- a CDS encoding serine hydrolase domain-containing protein, which produces MKSILLFVLLLSFGLSLGQSKNLTDPDAIINPLHKKYINKVIFLDKTVAPDQLKESDIITATEFQEDKDLDIRIFMDNSLVNYLHQLDHSLSSDELLKKGNYQFSFYVDGKLIYTENLNTGAGTPDDKKKKTTFRIPLLSSKNEDSWGRYMWMRFYLANGGIDALEEGDHLLRIEIKPYLKTPALKTGSIIATGEIQLKIPHKNIPEHKIAVQKIQANSGWKVSNEKLNEEKIRLLNRKIAENRFREITGIAVIKNEKLLLEEYFRNSGRDSLQDTRSVGKSFASALAGIAIQDGYLKSENQMLKEFYDLKQFKNYSPHKDSVTIKSLLTMSSGFDGDDSDENSPGNEENMYPTENWVKFALDLPVTQNKPGKTWRYFTTGVVMTGDILDKTVPKGLENYAEKKLFQPLGITNYKWQFTPQQKPSLAGGLRMRVLDFAKFGQLYKNNGKWNGKNIIDKNWINKSFTNYFPNTQDFEGYGYLFWRKVYKVGDRSFEAYQSSGNGGNKIIIFTEIPVVIVVTAKAYNKPYAHIQTDKIVQEYLLPAIFNE